ttcttctctatcttttCTACTCATCTTTATGTTCCTAATCTTCCATGTAAATATGTAATGGCTCAATTAGCTCTTGGGGTAATTTGATTAAGTACTCTTACCTTCTTGATCTTTCCTCTCCCTCCTTTGTATTCGTGTGATCAAGTTGTTATTAGTCTTATATAATAGTTACACTCAAATTCTATACACCataataaaattgtattataCATTAGTCTGCTGTAACGGCTATTTCCACTAGACTTCTTTTTGCATTCTTTTATGGATCTGAATATTTTAGTTAAGCTTAGATAATTTCCAATTTGGTTTAGTCCACAAATTTTACATTTACTGAAAAGGAATTGTTGACCCaagttttcttaaaacaaaaaaaaagaagaaggaaatgttGACCACAGAACCAACTCTGAAAATTCTAGAGTTCTCGAggaaaaatattgtaaatttgaCCCGGTTTATCTCGGTTTACTCCAGTGAAATTACCTTTTCTGAAAAGGAATCAGGCAAATAACTAATTTgccttttttagttttgttaaaagaaaactaTTTCCATCTCAAAAAAGGAATGGTTGACTGAACCGACTCTTAGGGCTTATAAATACGGCACATAGGGTTCACAACTTCATCACCTAACAATTCAATCGCTCTCTCagttcttaaacttttttctcATCAAATTCGCTTTcacagagaaaagaaacaaacgatgtcgacgaagaagatgatcatgCTGAAGAGCTCCGATGGCCAGTCGTtcgaggttgaagaagatgtcGCGATCCAATCGCAGACCATAGCGCATATGGTTGAAGACGATTGCGCCAGTACCGAGATCCCTCTTGCTAACGTGACGAGCAAGACTCTTGCCCTAGTGATTGAGTATTGCAAGAAGCATCACGTCGATGCCGCTAACCCTATCCCCGAGGAGGAACTCAAGACGTGGGATAAGCAGTTCATGGAAACAGATCAATCCACGATCTTTGATCTCATTCTTGCTGCGAACTACCTAAACATCGTAAGCTTGCTTGACCTGACGTGCCAAACTGTTGCTGATATGATCAAGGGCAAAACTCCAGACCAGATTCGTGCACACTTCAACATTAAGAATGA
The sequence above is a segment of the Camelina sativa cultivar DH55 chromosome 10, Cs, whole genome shotgun sequence genome. Coding sequences within it:
- the LOC104716691 gene encoding SKP1-like protein 11; the encoded protein is MSTKKMIMLKSSDGQSFEVEEDVAIQSQTIAHMVEDDCASTEIPLANVTSKTLALVIEYCKKHHVDAANPIPEEELKTWDKQFMETDQSTIFDLILAANYLNIVSLLDLTCQTVADMIKGKTPDQIRAHFNIKNDYTPEEEEEVRRENQWAFE